In Kogia breviceps isolate mKogBre1 chromosome 9, mKogBre1 haplotype 1, whole genome shotgun sequence, a single window of DNA contains:
- the EPHA1 gene encoding ephrin type-A receptor 1 — MERRWPLGLGLLLLLCVLLPPGARAVEVTLMDTSKAQGELGWLLDPPEDGWSEVQQILNGTPLYMYQDCPVQESRDTDHWLRSNWIYRGEEASRVHVELQFTVRDCKSFPGEAGPLGCKETFNLLYLESDQDVGIQLRRPLFQKVTTVAADQSFTVRDLASGAVKLNVERCSLGHLTRRGLYLAFHNPGACVALVSVRVFYQRCPETVHGLAQFPDTLPGPGGLAEVAGTCLPHAHVTPGPSGAPRMHCSPDGQWLVPVGRCHCEPGYEEGGGVEGCLACPKGSYRADVDTPSCLKCPEHSTAESEGATVCTCETGHYRVPGEGPAAACTRPPSVPRNLSFSVSGTQLSLRWEPPVDLGGREDVRYDVGCSQCRGAALDGEPCQPCGGSVRFSPGPSGLTTAAVCVDGLEPDANYTFNVEAQNGVSELGASKPASASLSISMGHAETLSGLSLRLVKKAPRQLELTWAGSRPRSPGVNLSYELHVLNQDEERYQMVLEPWVLLTELQPDTTYTVRVRMVTPQGPGPFSPDHEFRTSPPVSRVVTGGEIVAIIFGLLLGVALLLGMLVFRSRRARRRRPQRQQRQRDRVADGDREDKLWLKPYVDLQAYEDPAQGALDFTRELNPAWLVVDTVIGEGEFGEVYRGSLRIPSQDAKTVAIKTLKDTSPEGHWWNFLREATIMGQFNHPHVLHLEGVVTKGKPIMIITEFMQNGALDAFLREQEVQLVPGQLVAMLRGIASGMNYLSDHSYVHRDLAARNILVSQNLCCKVSDFGLTRLLDNFDGTYETQGGKIPIRWTAPEAIAHRIFTTASDVWSFGIVMWEVLSFGEKPYGEMSNQEVMKSIEDGYRLPPPVDCPAPLYELMKNCWAYDCARRPPFDRLKAQLEHLHANPHSLRTIASFDPRATLRLPSLSGSDGIPYRSVAEWLESIRMKRYILHFHSAGLDAVECVLDLTAEDLAQMGITLLAHQKRILCSIQGFRD; from the exons ATGGAGCGGCGCTGGCCCCTGGGGCTcgggctgctgctgcttctctgcGTCCTGCTGCCCCCGGGGGCGCGCGCCGTGGAAG TCACTCTGATGGATACTAGCAAGGCACAGGGAGAGCTGGGCTGGCTGCTGGATCCCCCAGAGGATGGG TGGAGTGAGGTGCAGCAGATACTGAACGGGACACCACTGTACATGTACCAGGACTGCCCAGTGCAAGAAAGCAGAGACACTGACCACTGGCTTCGCTCCAATTGGATCTACCGGGGGGAGGAGGCCTCGCGTGTCCACGTGGAGCTGCAGTTCACCGTGCGGGACTGCAAGAGTTTCCCCGGGGAAGCCGGGCCTCTGGGCTGCAAAGAGACCTTCAACCTCCTGTACCTGGAGAGTGACCAGGATGTGGGCATTCAGCTCCGGCGGCCCCTGTTCCAGAAG GTCACCACAGTGGCTGCAGACCAGAGCTTCACCGTTCGAGACCTTGCGTCTGGAGCCGTGAAACTGAACGTGGAGCGGTGCTCCTTGGGCCACCTGACCCGCCGAGGCCTCTACCTCGCTTTCCACAACCCGGGCGCCTGTGTGGCCCTGGTGTCTGTCCGGGTCTTCTACCAGCGCTGCCCTGAGACTGTGCACGGCTTGGCCCAATTCCCCGACACTCTCCCTGGACCAGGCGGGTTGGCCGAAGTGGCAGGGACCTGCTTGCCCCACGCCCACGTCACCCCTGGCCCCTCGGGTGCACCCCGCATGCACTGCAGCCCCGACGGCCAGTGGTTGGTGCCAGTGGGGCGGTGCCACTGTGAGCCTGGCTACGAGGAAGGCGGCGGTGTCGAGGGCTGCCTTG CCTGCCCGAAAGGCTCCTACAGGGCTGACGTGGACACGCCCAGTTGTCTCAAGTGCCCCGAACACAGCACAGCCGAGTCTGAAGGGGCCACCGTGTGCACCTGCGAGACCGGGCATTACCGCGTCCCTGGGGAGGGCCCCGCCGCAGCGTGCACGC GTCCCCCCTCAGTCCCCCGAAACCTGAGCTTCTCTGTTTCGGGGACTCAGCTCTCCCTGCGCTGGGAGCCCCCAGTAGACCTGGGGGGACGCGAGGACGTCAGATACGATGTGGGGTGTTCTCAGTGTCGGGGAGCAGCGCTGGACGGGGAGCCCTGCCAGCCCTGCGGGGGAAGTGTGCGCTTCTCCCCGGGGCCCAGCGGGCTCACTACGGCCGCTGTGTGCGTGGATGGCCTCGAGCCCGACGCCAACTACACCTTTAACGTCGAAGCCCAGAACGGAGTGTCGGAGCTGGGTGCCTCCAAGCCCGCCAGCGCCTCGCTCAGCATCAGCATGGGGCATGCAG AGACCCTGTCAGGCTTGTCCCTGAGGCTGGTGAAGAAGGCGCCGCGGCAGCTGGAGCTGACCTGGGCGGGGTCCCGGCCTCGCAGCCCCGGGGTTAACCTCAGCTACGAGCTGCACGTGCTGAACCAG GATGAAGAACGGTACCAGATGGTTCTAGAGCCCTGGGTCCTGCTGACTGAACTGCAGCCAGACACCACGTACACCGTCAGGGTCCGGATGGTGACCCCTCAGGGCCCTGGCCCCTTCTCCCCTGACCATGAGTTTCGCACCAGCCCACCAG TTTCCAGGGTCGTGACTGGAGGAGAGATCGTGGCCATCATCTTTGGCCTGCTGCTGGGTGTGGCTCTGCTTCTCGGAATGCTTGTCTTCCGTTCCAG GAGAGCTCGGCGGCGACGGCCCCAGAGGCAGCAGAGGCAGCGCGATCGTGTCGCCGATGGGGACAGAG AGGACAAGCTGTGGCTGAAGCCTTACGTGGACCTCCAGGCGTACGAGGACCCTGCCCAGGGAGCCCTGGACTTCACGCGGGAGCTCAATCCGGCCTGGCTGGTCGTGGACACCGTCATAGGGGAAG GAGAGTTCGGGGAAGTATATCGAGGGTCCCTGAGAATCCCCAGCCAGGATGCCAAGACTGTGGCCATCAAGACCTTGAAAGACACATCTCCCGAGGGCCACTGGTGGAACTTCCTTCGAGAGGCAACTATCATGGGCCAGTTCAACCACCCGCATGTCCTGCACCTGGAAGGCGTTGTCACAAAGG GAAAGCCCATCATGATCATCACGGAGTTTATGCAGAACGGAGCCCTGGATGCCTTCCTGAGA GAGCAGGAGGTCCAGCTGGTCCCTGGGCAGCTGGTGGCCATGCTGCGGGGCATAGCGTCTGGCATGAATTACCTCAGCGACCACAGTTACGTCCACCGGGACCTGGCCGCCAGGAACATCTTGGTGAGTCAGAACCTGTGCTGCAAGGTGTCTGACTTTGGCCTGACCCGCCTCCTGGACAACTTTGATGGCACCTATGAAACCCAG GGCGGAAAGATCCCCATCCGTTGGACAGCCCCCGAAGCCATAGCCCACCGGATCTTCACCACGGCCAGCGACGTGTGGAGCTTTGGGATCGTGATGTGGGAGGTGCTCAGCTTTGGGGAGAAGCCCTATGGGGAGATGAGCAATCAGGAG GTAATGAAGAGCATTGAGGATGGGTACCGGCTGCCCCCGCCTGTGGACTGCCCCGCCCCCCTCTATGAACTCATGAAGAACTGCTGGGCCTATGACTGTGCCCGTCGGCCCCCTTTCGACCGGCTGAAGGCACAGCTGGAGCATCTGCATGCCAACCCCCACTCCCTGCGAACCATTGCCAGCTTTGATCCCAG AGCGACCCTTCGCTTGCCCAGCTTGAGTGGCTCAGATGGGATCCCCTACCGGAGCGTGGCTGAATGGCTGGAGTCCATCCGAATGAAACGCTACATCCTGCACTTCCACTCCGCGGGGCTGGACGCCGTGGAGTGTGTGCTGGATCTGACGGCCGA GGACCTGGCACAGATGGGGATCACGCTGCTGGCGCACCAGAAGCGCATTCTTTGCAGTATTCAGGGCTTCAGGGACTGA
- the ZYX gene encoding zyxin encodes MAAPRPPRAISVSAPVFYAPQKKFGPVVAPKPKVNPFRPGDSEPSSAAGAQRAQMGRVGEIPPPPPEDFPLPPPPVLGEADDAEGALGGAFPPPPPPIEEPFPPAPLEEEIFPSPPPPLVEEGGPEAPIQLPPQPREKVSSIDLEIDSLSSLLDDMTKNDPFKARVSSGYVLPPVSTPFISKSSSKPAAGGTAPLPPWKSPASSQPLLQAQPQSQTHFHVQPQPQPQPQGEAQPQVQLHVQPQPQPVPLANSQPRGPPAPSPAPKFSPVTPKFTPVASKFSPGAPGAPGSQPIQKLGPPEAPSSTGTGPPQPPSFTSAQQEKPQVQEKQHSVPPAAPNPNQVRSSGAPGALTLKEVEELERLTQQLMQDMEHPQRQNVAANESCGRCHQPLARAQAAVRALGQLFHIACFTCHQCKRQLQGQQFYSLEGAPYCEGCYTDTLEKCNACGQPITDRMLRATGKAYHPHCFTCVVCACPLEGTAFIVDPANRPHCVPDYHRQYAPRCSVCTEPIMPEPGREETVRVVALDKNFHMKCYKCEDCGKPLSIEADDNGCFPLDGHVLCRKCHTARAQT; translated from the exons ATGGCGGCCCCCCGCCCGCCTCGCGCGATCTCCGTCTCGGCTCCAGTTTTTTACGCCCCGCAGAAGAAGTTCGGCCCGGTGGTGGCCCCAAAGCCCAAAGTGAACCCTTTCCGGCCCGGGGACAGCGAGCCCTCCTCGGCCGCTGGGGCCCAGCGCGCACAGATGGGCCGCGTGGGCGAGATTCCCCCGCCGCCCCCGGAAG ACTTTCCCTTACCGCCTCCTCCCGTGCTTGGGGAGGCCGACGACGCCGAGGGCGCTCTGGGAGgtgccttcccccctccccctcccccgatcGAGGAACCGTTTCCCCCTGCGCCTTTGGAGGAGGAGATCTTCCCTTCCCCACCGCCTCCGCTAGTGGAGGAGGGAGGGCCTGAGGCCCCCATACAGCTCCCACCACAG CCCAGGGAGAAGGTGAGCAGTATTGATCTGGAGATCGACTCTCTGTCTTCGTTGCTGGATGACATGACCAAGAATGATCCCTTCAAAGCCCGG GTGTCATCTGGATATGTACTCCCCCCGGTCTCCACTCCGTTCATTTCCAAGTCCAGTTCTAAGCCTGCGGCTGGGGGCACAGCACCCCTGCCTCCCTGGAAGTCCCCTGCTAGCTCTCAGCCTCTGTTGCAGGCTCAGCCTCAGAGCCAGACACACTTCCACgtgcagccccagccccagccccagccccagggcgAGGCCCAGCCTCAGGTCCAGCTCCAtgtccagccccagccccagcctgtgCCTTTGGCTAACAGCCAGCCCCGAGGTCCCCCTGCCCCGTCTCCAGCCCCTAAGTTTTCTCCTGTGACTCCCAAGTTTACTCCTGTGGCTTCCAAGTTCAGCCCTGGAGCTCCAGGGGCACCCGGGTCACAGCCCATTCAGAAGTTGGGGCCCCCTGAAGCTCCTTCTTCCACTGGCACAGGCCCCCCTCAGCCCCCCAGCTTCACCTCTGCTCAGCAGGAGAAGCCCCAGGTGCAGGAGAAGCAGCACTCAGTGCCCCCAGCGGCTCCAAACCCAAaccag GTGCGCTCCTCTGGGGCCCCAGGAGCCCTGACTCTGAAAGAGGTGGAGGAGCTGGAGCGGCTGACGCAGCAGCTGATGCAGGACATGGAACATCCTCAGAGACAGAACGTGGCCGCCAACG AGTCCTGTGGCCGGTGTCACCAGCCCCTGGCACGTGCTCAAGCCGCGGTGCGCGCTCTGGGGCAGCTGTTCCACATCGCCTGCTTCACCTGCCATCAGTGTAAGCGACAGCTGCAGGGACAGCAGTTCTACAGCCTGGAGGGGGCGCCGTACTGTGAGGGCTGCTATACT GACACCCTGGAGAAGTGCAACGCCTGTGGGCAGCCCATCACGGACCGCATGCTGAGGGCCACGGGCAAGGCCTACCACCCGCACTGCTTCACCTGTGTGGTCTGCGCCTGCCCCCTTGAGGGCACCGCCTTCATCGTGGACCCGGCCAACCGGCCCCACTGCGTCCCCGACTACCACAG GCAGTACGCCCCCAGGTGCTCCGTCTGCACAGAGCCTATCATGCCCGAGCCTGGCCGAGAGGAGACCGTGCGTGTGGTCGCTCTGGATAAGAACTTCCATATGAAGTGCTACAAGTGTGAG gACTGTGGGAAGCCACTGTCCATTGAGGCAGACGACAACGGCTGCTTCCCCTTGGATGGCCACGTGCTCTGCCGGAAATGCCACACCGCCAGAGCCCAGACCTGA